Proteins encoded together in one Hydrogenispora ethanolica window:
- a CDS encoding sensor histidine kinase, whose product MGKLLRYFANQPLKVKLLCFFLPLIICSVGLTGVLSYLFAEKQLRDNAYYLLRDTAYQTNLFLNDRFATMFEQLYNIENDPAIQNMILNRYSPESKQKYLDLIGLNDRLNEIYRRYPKIIDSIYIYLDNGHEFSLMNDSIAVREGIRLEEWLRRYRGSPKGYYWLNDHRDRIFETFEERRVLSCFKLIGTPASKVKGLVILNLKSDHFLEILRNIRVSAHGYLALISPDGLLLSKNAAPRYRLSRAALAGLRDRAGADGGYERRNPSGEKLFIVYNTITMNQWRIAAVVPERDLLAEAGRIKTTSLAIILVLSLISAGLALVFAGNIATSVKYLSEQVKRVEAGDFDTQFLIAEQNEVGILAKGLTSLVNTVKQLLRKVREEQEQKRQIELLALQSQINPHFLYNTLSSIKHLIEMNENGRAAKMVGALTKFFMIGISKGKEVITVAEEIEHIRNYLLILQMRYSQDFDFELAVNEEIADCKIIKLTLQPLVENSIYHGIKNKPEKGIIRVSGYRAGRHAVIEVYDDGAGMTEARLAELRQSLAAPEVAEHPMTFGLRNVNERLRLHFGPDYGLDIFSEPGRYTRILVRLPFPEQRQEENE is encoded by the coding sequence ATGGGAAAATTGCTCCGATACTTCGCCAATCAGCCGCTCAAAGTGAAACTGCTCTGCTTCTTCCTGCCGCTGATCATCTGCTCGGTCGGGTTGACCGGGGTTCTCTCGTATCTCTTTGCCGAAAAGCAGTTGCGCGACAACGCCTACTACCTGCTCCGGGATACCGCCTATCAGACCAATCTCTTCCTCAACGACCGTTTTGCAACCATGTTCGAGCAGCTCTATAACATCGAAAACGACCCGGCGATTCAAAACATGATCCTCAACCGTTACAGTCCCGAATCCAAACAGAAATACCTTGATCTGATCGGCTTAAACGACCGGTTGAATGAGATCTACCGCCGCTATCCCAAGATTATCGATTCGATCTACATTTATTTGGACAACGGCCACGAATTTTCGCTGATGAACGATTCCATCGCGGTTCGCGAGGGGATCCGCCTGGAGGAATGGCTCCGCAGGTACCGCGGCTCACCCAAGGGGTACTATTGGCTGAACGATCATCGCGACCGGATCTTCGAGACCTTTGAAGAACGCCGGGTGCTCAGTTGTTTCAAATTAATCGGCACCCCGGCCTCGAAGGTCAAGGGGCTGGTCATCCTGAATCTCAAGAGCGATCACTTCCTGGAGATCCTGCGCAATATCCGGGTGAGCGCCCACGGCTATCTGGCGCTGATCAGCCCCGACGGGTTGCTCCTCTCCAAGAACGCCGCTCCCCGCTACCGTTTGAGCCGCGCCGCTCTCGCCGGGCTCCGGGACCGCGCCGGCGCGGACGGCGGCTATGAGCGCCGCAATCCCTCCGGCGAAAAACTCTTCATCGTCTATAACACGATCACCATGAACCAGTGGCGGATCGCGGCGGTGGTGCCGGAGCGGGATCTTCTGGCCGAGGCGGGACGGATCAAAACGACCTCCCTGGCGATCATTCTGGTGCTCAGCCTGATCTCGGCCGGGCTGGCGCTGGTCTTTGCCGGCAATATCGCCACCTCGGTCAAGTACCTTTCCGAACAGGTCAAACGGGTCGAGGCCGGCGACTTCGATACCCAGTTCCTCATCGCCGAGCAGAACGAGGTCGGCATCCTGGCCAAAGGATTGACCAGCCTGGTGAATACGGTGAAACAACTGCTCCGCAAGGTCCGGGAGGAACAGGAGCAGAAACGCCAGATCGAGCTGCTGGCCCTGCAGTCCCAGATCAACCCGCATTTTTTGTACAATACCCTCAGCTCCATCAAGCATCTGATCGAGATGAATGAGAACGGCCGCGCCGCCAAAATGGTCGGAGCCCTCACCAAATTCTTTATGATCGGGATCAGCAAAGGCAAGGAGGTCATCACCGTCGCCGAGGAGATCGAGCATATCCGGAATTACCTGCTGATCCTGCAGATGCGGTACAGCCAGGACTTTGATTTCGAGCTGGCCGTCAATGAGGAGATCGCCGATTGCAAGATCATCAAGCTGACGTTGCAACCGCTGGTGGAAAACTCGATCTATCACGGGATCAAAAACAAACCCGAGAAGGGGATCATCCGGGTCTCCGGCTACCGGGCCGGCCGGCACGCGGTGATCGAGGTCTACGACGACGGCGCCGGGATGACCGAAGCGCGCCTCGCCGAGCTGCGCCAATCACTGGCAGCGCCGGAAGTGGCCGAGCATCCGATGACCTTCGGCCTGCGGAATGTCAACGAACGTTTGCGGTTGCATTTCGGGCCCGATTACGGGTTGGACATCTTCAGCGAACCGGGCCGGTACACCCGGATCCTGGTGCGTCTGCCGTTCCCCGAGCAACGACAGGAGGAGAATGAATGA
- a CDS encoding response regulator produces MNSDCKLLIVDDDEIIRAGLTRNIPWEAHGFTVVGAARNGAEGLDLAREHRPQLILSDIRMPFMDGLQMAEAVKAGDPGVKVIFLTGYDEFEYARKALNLKASDYILKYADNEEILQAVIKAGEEWREEQQLQGMVDQSQRILKEKLLRELLLAEEPTPDLAKRVKDLGLELAEEERFSVAAIGCEAPGNGRAATGGDFLADFCRERLAAAALPGEVVALPKRIILILGVSEAEFPGQEPFLAGLLQSLAERWREGKIAIGVGDIHQGPEGIAHAYQEAEAALETQTALGPAGIAYFRQIGESENQQRLRKILDYVRNHFDDPDLTLAKLAKEVNICPAYISTIFKKYQKIKFSDYLIAARMEKARELLAKTNLMTYEVAERTGYPNPQYFSVLFKKYTGMTPTEFKNSRHPA; encoded by the coding sequence ATGAATTCTGACTGTAAACTGCTGATCGTCGACGACGATGAGATCATCCGCGCCGGGCTCACCCGGAACATTCCCTGGGAGGCCCACGGCTTCACGGTGGTCGGAGCCGCGCGGAACGGGGCCGAAGGGCTGGACCTGGCCCGGGAACACCGGCCGCAGCTCATTCTCTCCGATATCCGGATGCCCTTCATGGACGGCCTGCAAATGGCGGAAGCCGTGAAAGCCGGCGACCCGGGGGTGAAGGTGATCTTTCTCACCGGATACGATGAGTTCGAATACGCCCGGAAGGCGCTCAACCTCAAGGCCAGCGACTATATTTTGAAGTACGCCGATAATGAGGAGATCCTGCAGGCGGTCATCAAAGCGGGGGAGGAATGGCGCGAGGAGCAGCAACTCCAGGGCATGGTGGACCAGAGCCAAAGGATCCTCAAAGAGAAGCTCCTGCGGGAGCTGCTCCTGGCGGAAGAGCCCACGCCCGATCTGGCGAAACGGGTCAAAGATCTCGGACTGGAGCTGGCGGAAGAAGAGCGGTTCAGCGTGGCCGCGATCGGTTGCGAAGCGCCGGGGAACGGCCGGGCCGCGACCGGCGGCGATTTTCTGGCCGATTTTTGCCGGGAGCGGCTGGCGGCCGCGGCGCTCCCGGGCGAAGTGGTTGCCTTGCCAAAACGGATCATCTTGATCCTCGGCGTTTCAGAGGCGGAATTCCCGGGCCAGGAACCGTTCCTGGCCGGACTGTTGCAGAGCCTGGCGGAACGCTGGCGCGAGGGAAAGATCGCCATCGGCGTGGGCGATATCCACCAGGGCCCGGAAGGGATCGCCCACGCCTATCAAGAGGCCGAGGCCGCCCTGGAGACCCAGACCGCGCTCGGTCCGGCCGGAATCGCTTATTTCCGGCAGATCGGCGAGAGCGAGAATCAACAGCGTCTGCGCAAAATCCTCGATTATGTGCGGAACCATTTCGACGACCCGGATCTTACCCTGGCCAAGCTGGCCAAGGAAGTGAATATCTGTCCGGCGTATATCAGCACCATCTTTAAAAAATATCAAAAGATCAAGTTCAGCGACTACCTGATCGCGGCGCGGATGGAAAAGGCCCGGGAACTGCTGGCCAAGACCAATCTGATGACGTACGAAGTGGCGGAACGGACCGGCTATCCCAATCCGCAATATTTCAGCGTCTTGTTTAAGAAATACACCGGAATGACCCCGACCGAATTCAAGAACAGCCGCCATCCGGCCTAA
- a CDS encoding carbohydrate ABC transporter permease — MSQPSVSGSATRGKIAKLLRDERAYPYLLIAPSLILILLLMFVPLFSVFKISLENYSMNQLYGRGFIGLKNFQDILTNDPIFFRTIPVTIRWVVIEVVLQLVFGMIVALLLNRTFKGRAFARAAMFIPWAVSGVLTTMLWLLIFNQHIGLLNDLLRKLGLIHDSVAWLANPGTVFGSVLLAELWRGIPFFAITLLAALQTIPPEIYESGKVDGCGPVRQFFLITLPFLKEAIVFATLMRAIWEFNNIDMIFTMTGGGPVYLTTTLPIYMMQSAIIEGNYGYGSALAVIIFIILMIFTVTYLAMNKFGRSIDE; from the coding sequence ATGAGTCAGCCATCTGTTTCCGGGAGCGCAACCCGGGGTAAAATCGCCAAACTGCTCCGGGACGAACGGGCCTATCCTTACTTGCTGATCGCCCCTTCGTTGATCCTAATCCTGCTGTTGATGTTCGTGCCGCTGTTTAGCGTCTTCAAAATCAGCCTGGAAAATTACTCGATGAACCAATTGTATGGCCGGGGCTTCATCGGCTTGAAGAATTTTCAGGACATTCTGACCAACGATCCGATCTTCTTCCGCACCATTCCCGTGACCATCCGCTGGGTGGTCATCGAGGTCGTGCTGCAACTGGTCTTCGGAATGATCGTAGCCCTGTTGCTGAACCGGACCTTCAAAGGCCGGGCCTTCGCCCGGGCGGCGATGTTCATCCCCTGGGCGGTTTCAGGCGTCCTGACCACCATGTTGTGGCTGTTAATCTTCAACCAGCATATCGGGTTGCTCAACGACCTCCTGCGCAAATTGGGCCTGATTCACGATAGCGTGGCCTGGCTCGCCAATCCCGGCACGGTCTTCGGCTCGGTGCTCCTGGCCGAACTCTGGCGGGGCATTCCCTTCTTTGCCATCACCCTGCTGGCGGCATTGCAGACCATTCCGCCGGAGATTTACGAATCGGGCAAAGTGGACGGCTGCGGCCCGGTCCGGCAGTTCTTCCTGATCACCCTGCCGTTTTTGAAAGAAGCGATCGTCTTTGCCACCTTGATGCGGGCGATCTGGGAGTTCAACAACATCGACATGATCTTCACCATGACCGGCGGCGGTCCGGTCTATCTCACCACCACGCTGCCGATCTATATGATGCAAAGCGCCATCATCGAAGGGAACTACGGTTATGGCTCGGCTTTGGCGGTGATTATCTTCATCATCCTGATGATCTTTACAGTTACCTATCTGGCCATGAACAAGTTTGGGAGGAGTATCGATGAATAG